In a genomic window of Thermosynechococcus sp. CL-1:
- a CDS encoding 2-phosphosulfolactate phosphatase family protein, whose amino-acid sequence MKIYTYHTPERVPADWQPDCAIAVDVLRATTTIATALAAGAEAVQVFSDLAELEQVSQQWPAAKRIRVGERGGKKVAGFDMGNSPAECLPERVKGCRLFMSTTNGTRSLERIQASPLVLAAALVNRAAVAEFVQKHQPETIWIVGSGWEGSYSLEDTVCAGALIHHLWGQQDAPLEALAGNDETIAATALYRYYQDDLLTLFHHSSHGQRLLNLGNEADLKYCAQVDILAIVPWQVSPKLLTKA is encoded by the coding sequence ATGAAAATCTATACCTACCACACACCAGAGCGTGTACCAGCCGACTGGCAACCCGACTGTGCCATTGCTGTTGATGTCCTGCGGGCAACCACTACGATCGCCACTGCCCTTGCCGCTGGCGCAGAAGCCGTTCAAGTCTTTAGTGATCTAGCAGAGCTAGAACAAGTGAGTCAGCAGTGGCCGGCAGCCAAGCGGATTCGCGTTGGTGAACGGGGTGGGAAAAAAGTTGCTGGCTTTGACATGGGCAACTCTCCTGCTGAATGCTTGCCAGAGCGGGTAAAAGGATGTCGCCTCTTTATGAGCACCACCAATGGCACCCGTTCCCTTGAGCGAATTCAAGCCAGTCCCCTCGTTCTTGCCGCCGCCCTTGTCAACCGTGCTGCCGTTGCCGAGTTTGTCCAAAAACATCAACCGGAAACCATCTGGATTGTTGGTTCGGGCTGGGAAGGTAGCTATTCCCTCGAAGATACCGTCTGTGCTGGGGCGCTGATTCATCACCTCTGGGGTCAGCAGGATGCCCCCCTCGAAGCCCTTGCGGGTAATGACGAAACTATTGCTGCCACTGCTTTGTACCGCTACTACCAAGATGATCTATTGACCCTCTTTCACCATTCCAGCCACGGGCAGCGCCTGCTCAACCTTGGCAATGAAGCCGATCTCAAATATTGTGCCCAAGTGGATATTCTGGCAATTGTGCCGTGGCAGGTTTCCCCCAAGCTTTTGACTAAGGCCTAG
- a CDS encoding Tic22 family protein has product MKRLAHLGVLAGLVSSLWLAPAISRYDIATALPEEQVLRILNNVPVFMITNDKGEPLTFEMPNPQDQSKKIQVFTFFVNQQDAQTALNTIKTQQPEVGRVARVSAAALSGAVKIALESQKNPAIGVDIIPSRPQLEAAVNLLKQSGDLVERDGKILTKDGRPFMGGTPLFFLADSKTGNPIAVEAQLRENGQTRTQRFIPFYFDKTQLQREVDQARQQRPELAKDTGIRVVMLDNLVATMLSTNDPVAGQIQLVQTPEAIQFAVQQSGGNNAQRPNQANQPASPQRPNQQGGGQGTNRNR; this is encoded by the coding sequence ATGAAAAGATTGGCACACTTGGGTGTTTTGGCAGGGTTAGTGAGTAGCCTGTGGCTAGCACCCGCCATCAGCCGCTATGACATTGCCACTGCCTTGCCCGAAGAACAAGTGCTGCGCATCCTCAACAATGTGCCCGTTTTTATGATCACCAATGATAAGGGGGAACCGCTGACCTTTGAGATGCCCAATCCCCAAGATCAAAGCAAGAAAATTCAAGTTTTTACCTTCTTTGTCAATCAGCAGGATGCCCAAACTGCCCTGAACACCATTAAAACCCAGCAGCCGGAGGTGGGTCGCGTGGCTCGGGTCTCGGCAGCCGCTCTCAGTGGGGCGGTGAAAATTGCCCTCGAAAGCCAAAAAAATCCTGCCATTGGTGTGGACATTATCCCCTCTAGGCCGCAACTGGAAGCAGCGGTGAATCTGCTCAAACAAAGTGGCGATCTAGTGGAACGCGATGGCAAAATTCTCACCAAGGATGGTAGGCCGTTCATGGGCGGTACCCCCCTCTTTTTCCTAGCAGATAGCAAAACAGGCAACCCCATCGCCGTAGAAGCACAACTGCGCGAAAACGGCCAGACCCGCACCCAGCGGTTTATTCCCTTTTACTTCGATAAAACCCAACTCCAACGGGAAGTGGATCAAGCCCGCCAGCAGCGTCCTGAACTGGCCAAGGATACCGGGATTCGCGTCGTCATGTTGGATAATTTGGTGGCAACCATGTTGAGCACCAACGATCCCGTGGCGGGTCAAATTCAACTGGTACAAACCCCTGAGGCGATTCAGTTTGCCGTGCAACAGAGCGGTGGCAATAATGCCCAGCGACCGAATCAAGCGAATCAACCCGCGTCTCCCCAGCGCCCAAATCAACAGGGGGGCGGTCAAGGCACAAACCGCAACCGCTAA
- a CDS encoding 4-hydroxybenzoate solanesyltransferase, whose amino-acid sequence MNSQVSRTSVPTWVAIAQLLRWHKPAGRLILLIPALWSLTLASEGLPSLQLLLIITVGAIATSAAGCIVNDCWDRNIDPHVQRTQNRPLASRRLSLSVALGLMVIAFLCAWGLTFYLTPLGYWLAVAAVPVILLYPLAKRVFPIPQLVLAVAWGFAVLIPWAAVQGRLTLTTAWLWAAVVMWTLAFDTVYAMPDRPDDRRLGVNSSALFFGAYAPLAIALFYGLTVVFLIIVGWSAGLTWRFWLALAVTTYFWLRQSLQIYTHERRDTQTTTLPIQTYGRYFNENVWLGFLLWVGMWCPRP is encoded by the coding sequence GTGAATTCTCAAGTTTCGAGAACCTCAGTGCCAACTTGGGTGGCCATTGCCCAACTGTTGCGCTGGCATAAGCCTGCGGGTCGTTTGATTCTCCTCATTCCGGCGCTGTGGTCGTTAACCTTGGCCAGTGAAGGCTTGCCGTCGTTGCAGTTGCTGCTGATTATCACGGTGGGGGCGATCGCCACCAGTGCGGCGGGCTGCATTGTCAATGACTGCTGGGACCGCAATATTGACCCCCATGTGCAGCGGACTCAAAACCGCCCCCTAGCCAGTCGCCGCCTTTCCCTCAGTGTGGCCTTGGGCTTGATGGTGATTGCTTTCCTCTGTGCTTGGGGATTGACGTTTTACCTCACTCCCTTGGGGTATTGGCTGGCGGTGGCCGCAGTGCCGGTGATTCTGCTCTATCCCTTGGCGAAGCGAGTCTTTCCCATTCCGCAACTCGTTTTGGCAGTGGCTTGGGGGTTTGCTGTCCTCATTCCTTGGGCAGCGGTACAGGGACGCTTAACCTTGACCACCGCGTGGTTGTGGGCAGCAGTGGTGATGTGGACATTGGCCTTTGATACGGTGTATGCCATGCCCGATCGCCCCGACGATCGCCGACTGGGGGTAAATTCCAGTGCCTTATTTTTCGGTGCCTATGCGCCCTTGGCGATCGCGCTATTTTATGGGCTGACGGTGGTGTTCCTGATCATTGTTGGCTGGAGTGCGGGACTCACTTGGCGATTTTGGCTGGCCTTGGCCGTGACCACCTACTTTTGGCTGCGGCAATCTCTACAAATTTATACCCACGAACGCCGTGACACCCAAACCACAACGCTCCCCATTCAGACCTATGGTCGTTACTTCAATGAAAATGTCTGGTTGGGCTTTTTGCTCTGGGTGGGGATGTGGTGCCCTAGGCCTTAG
- a CDS encoding CHAT domain-containing protein, with amino-acid sequence MHRHLLRICIALVLVLSLQSIAQSALPAGAGEFLTGREATWQREYEVYFQNQFTSRRLNPSAIQRILRQMSKRTGRRTALLHLVPTANEIKLFVTSLQGEPLLLTVPAVSQADLMATVQDFRRSVADPRQQFLSASFGRSEQLYDWLIAPLEAKLRADRIDTLLICVGAGLGSLPWAALRDRSTGQFLIEKYGVALIPAFNLIKTDYAPLKNATVLAMGASEFDRLSPLPAVPQELSAIQQLWGGSTFLNRDFTVANLTQQRQQGNHSIVHLATHALFRPGQAQESFIQLWGSETVTLQNLPQLNLEQPPLELLVLSACQTALGDDRAELGFAGLALQSGAKSAVASLWQVSDAGTLELMEYFYSHLHHTASKVAALQKAQLHLLRHSRFQAPYFWAGFTLVGAPW; translated from the coding sequence ATGCACCGACACCTCCTCCGAATCTGTATTGCTCTAGTGTTGGTGCTGTCTCTTCAGTCCATTGCTCAAAGTGCCTTACCCGCTGGTGCAGGGGAATTTCTCACAGGTCGCGAGGCCACTTGGCAACGGGAATATGAAGTTTATTTTCAAAATCAATTTACTAGTCGGCGACTCAATCCCTCTGCCATTCAGCGCATTCTCAGGCAAATGTCCAAGCGTACGGGTCGGCGCACAGCTCTTTTGCACTTGGTACCAACGGCAAACGAGATTAAGCTCTTCGTTACCTCTCTACAGGGAGAGCCACTGTTGCTGACTGTGCCAGCGGTGTCGCAAGCTGATCTGATGGCTACGGTTCAAGACTTTCGCCGCTCAGTGGCGGATCCACGCCAACAGTTTTTATCTGCCTCCTTTGGCAGGAGTGAGCAGCTTTATGACTGGTTAATTGCGCCCTTAGAAGCCAAACTCAGGGCTGATCGGATTGACACCTTGCTCATTTGTGTTGGAGCAGGCCTGGGATCGCTCCCTTGGGCGGCTCTCCGAGACCGCAGTACCGGTCAATTTCTGATAGAAAAGTACGGTGTTGCCTTAATTCCAGCGTTTAACCTGATCAAAACTGACTATGCTCCCCTCAAAAATGCCACGGTCTTGGCAATGGGGGCTTCAGAATTCGATCGCCTCAGTCCACTGCCGGCAGTCCCCCAAGAATTAAGTGCCATCCAACAACTCTGGGGCGGATCCACCTTCCTCAATCGTGACTTTACTGTTGCCAACCTAACGCAACAACGGCAGCAGGGTAACCATTCCATCGTTCATCTGGCTACCCATGCCTTGTTTCGCCCCGGTCAAGCCCAAGAGTCCTTTATTCAACTGTGGGGCAGTGAAACAGTCACGCTGCAAAACCTCCCCCAACTTAATCTAGAGCAACCCCCTCTCGAACTGCTGGTTTTGAGTGCCTGTCAAACCGCTCTGGGAGACGATCGCGCGGAGTTAGGCTTTGCGGGTCTTGCCCTTCAATCGGGTGCCAAAAGTGCCGTCGCTAGCCTCTGGCAAGTGAGTGATGCGGGTACCCTAGAACTCATGGAATACTTCTATAGCCATCTGCACCACACTGCTAGTAAAGTTGCTGCTCTGCAAAAGGCTCAATTACACCTTCTGAGACATTCAAGATTCCAAGCACCTTACTTTTGGGCAGGCTTTACACTCGTGGGCGCTCCTTGGTAA
- the psb32 gene encoding photosystem II repair protein Psb32: MHWQVAWKNGIRYLLLALLATTLWVTPVWATSAIDIPLPETAAGVVDEGNVLSAVTQGSVGRSLQDLSEATGINVHVVTLHRLDYGETPQSFVDDLFNQWFPDPESQANQVIIALDTVTNGTAIHYGEAVAERLNPETAESIVQETMRVPLRDGNYNQSVLDTVDRLAKVLKGEPDPGPPVVREVVVEKTYKSKEETDDRSATIIVVALLIAATVIPMVTYFMYQGSS; this comes from the coding sequence ATGCATTGGCAAGTGGCTTGGAAAAACGGCATTCGCTATCTTTTGCTGGCACTACTCGCTACTACGTTGTGGGTCACCCCCGTCTGGGCAACCAGCGCGATCGATATCCCTTTGCCGGAAACAGCGGCTGGGGTCGTTGATGAAGGTAATGTGCTTAGTGCCGTCACCCAAGGCAGTGTCGGGCGATCGCTCCAAGACCTCTCCGAGGCAACGGGCATCAATGTTCATGTAGTTACACTGCACCGCCTCGACTATGGTGAAACCCCCCAGAGCTTTGTGGATGACCTCTTTAACCAGTGGTTTCCCGATCCTGAGTCCCAAGCCAATCAGGTGATCATTGCCCTCGATACCGTTACCAATGGCACAGCGATTCACTATGGCGAGGCCGTGGCCGAACGCCTGAATCCTGAAACTGCCGAAAGTATTGTCCAAGAAACGATGCGGGTGCCCCTACGGGATGGCAACTACAATCAATCAGTCCTTGACACCGTCGATCGCCTTGCGAAAGTCCTCAAAGGCGAACCGGATCCAGGCCCGCCCGTAGTACGCGAAGTGGTTGTCGAGAAAACCTACAAGAGCAAAGAGGAAACCGACGATCGCTCCGCCACAATTATCGTCGTTGCCCTGCTAATCGCCGCTACAGTGATCCCAATGGTGACATACTTTATGTATCAAGGATCATCGTAG
- the corA gene encoding magnesium/cobalt transporter CorA, with protein MARKPFHFFRSAPPPDPTPPAEEEDNYLEDYFFDEPGAMPGTLSIEADAPPPTIILIDYQPDQASRRVLETPEECGPYLSSPSVSWIDVQGIGDEDVMRRLGQVFHLHPIVLEDIVNVPQRPKVEDHDDYLVLITRMVTPKENEHGFYTEQVSFVLGPHFLLTVQEEPERDCFDMVRQRIRTSRGIIRRYGPDYLAYALLDAIIDGFYPVLEDYGERIEELEDAVVTRPSRAILEEVHQVRRELLALRRAIWPQRDAINAMIRDPSPLLSEEVRIYLRDCYDHAIQVLDMVETYRELAASLMDVYLSSVGNKMNEIMKILTIISTIFIPLTFIVGIYGMNFDPDTSPWNMPELEWYWGYPACWAVMLTVAGSLFFFFWRKGWFQSSTSIGSLDTER; from the coding sequence ATGGCCAGAAAACCCTTTCACTTTTTCCGTAGTGCCCCCCCGCCAGACCCCACACCCCCCGCCGAGGAAGAAGATAACTATCTCGAAGATTACTTCTTTGATGAACCCGGCGCCATGCCCGGTACCCTCAGTATTGAGGCCGATGCGCCACCGCCGACAATTATTCTCATTGACTATCAGCCGGATCAGGCCAGCCGTCGCGTTTTAGAAACGCCGGAAGAATGTGGCCCCTACCTCAGCAGTCCCTCCGTCAGTTGGATAGATGTTCAAGGGATTGGCGATGAAGACGTGATGCGGCGACTCGGCCAAGTTTTTCACCTGCACCCCATTGTCCTTGAAGATATTGTCAATGTCCCCCAGCGCCCCAAAGTTGAGGATCATGACGATTACCTTGTGCTGATTACCCGCATGGTCACCCCCAAGGAAAATGAACACGGCTTTTATACTGAACAAGTGAGCTTTGTCTTGGGGCCGCATTTCTTGCTCACAGTACAAGAAGAACCCGAACGGGATTGTTTTGACATGGTTCGGCAGCGGATTCGCACCAGTCGCGGCATCATTCGTCGCTATGGCCCCGATTATTTAGCCTATGCCCTTTTGGATGCCATTATTGATGGCTTCTACCCGGTTCTAGAAGACTACGGCGAGCGCATTGAGGAATTAGAAGATGCCGTAGTTACCCGTCCTAGTCGCGCCATTCTCGAAGAAGTCCACCAAGTGCGCCGCGAATTACTGGCGCTGCGTCGGGCCATTTGGCCACAACGGGATGCCATCAATGCCATGATTCGCGATCCCAGCCCCCTTCTCTCCGAGGAAGTGCGCATCTACCTACGAGATTGCTATGACCATGCCATTCAAGTGCTAGATATGGTGGAAACCTACCGTGAACTAGCGGCCAGTTTGATGGATGTGTATCTTTCTTCCGTTGGCAATAAAATGAACGAAATTATGAAAATTCTGACGATCATTTCGACCATTTTCATACCGCTGACCTTTATTGTCGGTATCTATGGCATGAACTTTGATCCCGATACCTCCCCTTGGAATATGCCTGAACTGGAGTGGTATTGGGGCTATCCAGCCTGCTGGGCGGTCATGCTTACCGTGGCGGGCAGTTTATTTTTCTTTTTCTGGCGCAAGGGCTGGTTCCAAAGCAGCACCAGTATAGGCTCCCTAGATACTGAACGCTAG